One window from the genome of [Clostridium] celerecrescens 18A encodes:
- a CDS encoding penicillin-binding transpeptidase domain-containing protein, which yields MFSDLFDIIKDFLKKTISSRLFILGIICFFMYAGLINKLFNMQIVNGEEALNEYLQLTEQTITTAGTRGNIYDRNGKVLAYNKLAYSVTVQDTGAYKNANARNNMYLRLVQILEKHGETIQGKFEVAIDTNGDIVYTSSSESSRKRFLRDYYGLKKVEDLDDEKGAYPSNINARELFEKACKDNGLTDMKDQDGKPVPLTDQEALDIINIKYALRLMSYRKYEATTVASQVSDETVADILEHIGEMQGVNVEETTIRAYNDSISLAPVIGYTGKVPEDQLEGLQKRKDDYDINDIVGRTGIEYTMEHELQGTKGKKTIYKDSVGRVRETKDETDASAGNDVYLTLDADLQKGIYHLIEQSLAGVLIKTIVNGDFNTNGSTDGSNMKIPVKDAYYQLINNNVLSLKEMEGEDASETEKNIYRKYMSSQQQIFTNLNNELMSAHATPMKDLSEDLKAYMFYIYTYLSGPTVGIIKEDAIDTSSGEYQAWKADEISLRDYLYYGIANGWVDTTKLGTSSKYSNADDTFEALVAYALDKLKDDRNFTKKIYRYLINDDVITGQELCLALYDQGVLTDNGQDAADLRATGDAYTFLIKKLSSLEITPAQLALSPCNAGVVVTNDKTGEVLALVSYPGYDNNRIGDGTYFSQLQADMSLPLYNNATQTRKAPGSTFKPITAVAALEEHVVTMDETITCTGIYTDVEPPIKCWIYPGQHGPLNIVGGIGNSCNYLFADLGHRLSMDANGVYSPDQGLEVLRKYATMFGLDHKSGVEIAELDPQISKEAPERSAMGQGSHAYTNVQLSRYVSAIANRGTVFELSLLDKTTDSEGNLIQDYTPKISSHIDAAASTWDTVQQGMREVIANGSSKRLFTDLEVEIAAKTGTAQEARNKPNHAFFISYAPYDNPEICVTVNIPYGYSSSNAANIAKNVYKYYYGYTDLESIINAGALDAAKVNIRD from the coding sequence TTGTTTAGTGATTTGTTTGACATTATAAAGGATTTTTTGAAAAAAACCATATCTTCTCGGCTTTTTATACTTGGAATCATTTGTTTTTTCATGTATGCCGGATTAATTAATAAACTTTTTAACATGCAGATCGTTAATGGAGAAGAAGCCCTTAACGAATACCTGCAGCTTACGGAACAGACCATTACAACCGCCGGAACAAGAGGCAATATCTATGATCGGAACGGCAAAGTCCTGGCTTATAACAAACTGGCTTATTCCGTTACCGTACAGGATACCGGAGCGTACAAGAATGCAAACGCCAGAAATAACATGTATTTAAGGTTGGTACAGATTCTTGAAAAGCACGGGGAAACCATACAGGGAAAATTTGAAGTTGCTATTGATACCAACGGCGACATCGTATACACTTCCTCCTCCGAGTCCTCCAGAAAACGCTTTCTGCGGGATTATTATGGTCTGAAAAAGGTGGAAGACCTAGATGATGAAAAAGGTGCCTATCCCTCTAATATAAACGCAAGGGAGCTGTTTGAGAAGGCCTGCAAGGACAATGGCCTTACCGATATGAAAGATCAGGATGGAAAGCCAGTTCCCCTGACAGACCAGGAGGCCCTTGATATCATCAATATCAAATACGCCCTTCGCCTCATGTCCTACCGAAAATACGAAGCCACTACGGTTGCCAGTCAGGTATCCGATGAAACCGTAGCGGATATTTTGGAGCATATCGGTGAAATGCAGGGAGTGAATGTGGAGGAAACCACAATCCGCGCTTATAACGACAGCATTTCCTTAGCTCCGGTCATCGGCTATACCGGAAAGGTCCCGGAGGACCAGTTAGAGGGCCTTCAAAAGAGGAAAGACGATTACGACATCAATGACATCGTAGGACGGACTGGAATTGAATATACCATGGAGCATGAGCTTCAGGGGACAAAAGGGAAAAAAACGATTTACAAGGACAGTGTGGGACGAGTACGGGAAACAAAAGATGAAACCGATGCTTCCGCAGGAAATGATGTGTATTTAACCCTGGATGCAGATCTTCAAAAGGGCATTTACCATCTGATTGAACAATCTTTAGCCGGAGTTCTCATTAAGACCATTGTAAATGGCGATTTCAATACAAACGGATCCACCGATGGCTCCAATATGAAGATACCTGTTAAGGATGCCTACTACCAGCTGATCAACAACAATGTCCTTTCCCTGAAGGAAATGGAAGGTGAGGACGCCTCTGAAACCGAAAAAAACATATACCGGAAATATATGTCTTCCCAGCAGCAGATCTTTACCAATTTAAACAATGAGCTGATGAGCGCCCACGCCACGCCTATGAAGGATCTTTCAGAAGACTTAAAAGCCTATATGTTTTATATATATACTTATCTTTCCGGTCCTACCGTGGGAATTATTAAGGAAGATGCCATAGATACCTCCAGCGGGGAATATCAGGCGTGGAAAGCGGATGAAATCAGTTTAAGAGACTATCTGTATTATGGAATTGCCAATGGCTGGGTAGACACTACCAAGCTGGGGACCAGTTCCAAATATTCAAATGCGGATGACACCTTTGAAGCCCTTGTGGCATATGCTCTGGACAAGCTTAAGGATGACCGGAACTTTACGAAAAAAATATACCGGTATCTGATAAATGACGATGTCATTACAGGGCAGGAGCTATGCCTTGCTTTATATGATCAGGGTGTTTTAACAGACAACGGTCAGGATGCCGCAGATTTAAGGGCAACTGGTGATGCTTACACCTTTCTGATAAAAAAGCTGTCATCATTGGAGATCACTCCTGCCCAGCTGGCATTATCCCCATGTAATGCAGGAGTAGTGGTTACAAACGACAAAACAGGAGAAGTGCTTGCTTTGGTTTCCTATCCTGGATATGACAACAACAGGATTGGCGACGGAACCTATTTCAGCCAGCTGCAGGCGGACATGTCCCTTCCGTTATACAACAATGCGACCCAGACAAGAAAAGCGCCTGGTTCCACCTTTAAACCCATCACTGCAGTAGCAGCTCTGGAAGAGCATGTCGTCACAATGGATGAAACCATTACCTGTACCGGTATTTATACGGATGTAGAACCGCCCATTAAGTGCTGGATTTATCCAGGCCAGCATGGTCCTCTGAACATTGTGGGAGGAATTGGGAATTCCTGTAACTATCTCTTTGCCGATCTGGGGCACCGCTTGTCAATGGATGCAAACGGAGTATATTCTCCTGACCAGGGACTTGAAGTTTTGCGGAAATATGCAACCATGTTCGGACTGGATCATAAGTCCGGGGTAGAGATCGCAGAGCTTGATCCACAGATTTCAAAGGAAGCGCCAGAGCGTTCTGCCATGGGACAGGGAAGCCATGCTTACACCAATGTCCAGCTTTCCAGATACGTGTCTGCCATAGCAAACCGGGGAACTGTATTTGAACTCAGCTTATTGGACAAGACAACCGATTCTGAAGGTAATCTGATACAAGATTATACCCCTAAGATTTCTTCTCATATTGACGCGGCGGCTTCAACGTGGGATACTGTACAACAGGGGATGAGAGAAGTGATTGCAAACGGTTCAAGTAAAAGGTTATTTACCGATCTTGAAGTGGAAATTGCCGCTAAAACCGGTACTGCACAGGAGGCCCGCAACAAGCCCAATCACGCTTTCTTTATTTCTTATGCGCCATATGACAATCCGGAAATCTGTGTTACCGTGAATATTCCGTATGGCTATTCATCATCCAACGCCGCCAATATTGCGAAGAACGTCTATAAGTATTATTACGGCTATACGGACTTAGAATCCATTATAAATGCCGGTGCCCTGGATGCAGCGAAGGTCAACATTCGCGATTAA
- a CDS encoding septum site-determining protein MinC → MHNTVVIKSNRAGMTVILDPDTPFPQLLSDIGKKFGDHAKFWGSAQMTLTLEGRELNSEEEFAIINQITENSNVEIICLVDTDINRMERCEKALNEKLMELSCQTGQFFKGNLQSGETLESEASIVIIGDVCKGAKVLAKGNVIVLGKLSGTVCAGVAGNRGALITALDMAPIQLRIADYTSGLDGRGKRLGRGPMKAYMENNKVIIKPMKKSVEIFQKLR, encoded by the coding sequence ATGCATAATACCGTAGTAATTAAAAGCAACAGAGCAGGTATGACTGTCATCCTGGACCCAGACACCCCCTTCCCTCAGCTTCTATCTGATATTGGGAAAAAATTCGGGGATCATGCGAAATTCTGGGGATCCGCACAAATGACCCTGACCCTGGAAGGGCGGGAACTGAATTCCGAGGAAGAGTTCGCAATCATCAACCAGATCACGGAAAACTCCAATGTGGAGATCATCTGTCTGGTTGATACGGATATAAACCGTATGGAGCGCTGCGAAAAAGCACTGAACGAGAAACTCATGGAGCTGTCCTGCCAGACAGGGCAGTTCTTCAAAGGCAATCTACAAAGCGGAGAGACTTTGGAATCCGAAGCCAGCATTGTGATCATCGGTGATGTATGCAAAGGTGCGAAGGTTTTGGCAAAGGGCAATGTGATCGTTCTTGGAAAACTTTCAGGAACAGTATGTGCAGGTGTAGCAGGAAACCGGGGAGCGCTCATTACTGCCCTGGATATGGCTCCAATCCAGCTGCGCATCGCAGATTACACCTCAGGCCTTGACGGAAGAGGAAAGCGCCTGGGAAGAGGTCCTATGAAGGCTTATATGGAAAATAACAAGGTCATAATTAAACCAATGAAAAAAAGTGTGGAAATATTCCAAAAACTAAGGTAG
- the minD gene encoding septum site-determining protein MinD: MSEIIVITSGKGGVGKTTTSANVGTGLAILGKKVVLIDTDIGLRNLDVVMGLENRIVYNLVDVVEGNCRMKQALIKDKRYPNLFLLPSAQTRDKTAVTPEQMVKLVDDLREEFDYILLDCPAGIEQGFQNAIAGADRAIVVTTPEVSAIRDADRIIGLLDAADMGAIELIVNRIRADMVKRGDMMSLDDVMDILAVDIIGAVPDDEDIVISTNQGEPLVGMGTPAGQAYMDICRRITGENVPLQNPAVREGLFFKLSHLLKRA, from the coding sequence ATGAGCGAGATTATCGTAATCACTTCTGGAAAAGGCGGGGTAGGCAAGACAACAACCTCTGCTAATGTTGGAACCGGACTTGCGATTCTGGGTAAAAAAGTAGTTCTGATCGATACAGATATAGGACTTCGGAACCTGGACGTTGTTATGGGTCTGGAAAACCGCATTGTCTACAATCTAGTAGACGTGGTAGAGGGCAACTGCCGTATGAAGCAGGCCCTGATAAAAGACAAAAGATACCCGAACTTATTTTTACTTCCTTCAGCCCAGACCAGGGACAAGACTGCAGTCACTCCAGAACAAATGGTAAAGCTGGTTGATGATTTAAGAGAAGAGTTTGATTACATCCTTCTGGATTGTCCCGCAGGTATTGAACAAGGCTTTCAAAACGCCATTGCAGGCGCTGACAGAGCCATTGTTGTTACAACTCCGGAGGTTTCCGCAATCCGGGATGCAGACCGGATCATCGGGCTTTTAGATGCCGCTGACATGGGAGCCATTGAACTCATCGTAAACCGGATCCGTGCGGATATGGTAAAAAGGGGAGACATGATGTCTCTGGACGATGTCATGGACATCCTTGCCGTTGATATTATCGGTGCTGTGCCGGATGACGAGGACATCGTCATTTCCACAAACCAGGGAGAACCTCTCGTTGGTATGGGAACCCCGGCCGGACAGGCCTATATGGATATCTGCAGGCGGATTACCGGGGAAAACGTACCGCTTCAAAACCCAGCAGTACGTGAAGGCCTGTTCTTTAAACTCTCCCATCTCTTAAAGAGAGCATAG
- the minE gene encoding cell division topological specificity factor MinE, which translates to MSLFPVFRKKNSGEIARNRLKLLLVADKADCSPEIMQMIKDDMVRVVSRYMDIDSDRIEIQMKKLKQPDCERFIPVLYANIPIRDVPDKGIY; encoded by the coding sequence ATGAGCCTGTTTCCTGTATTCCGCAAGAAGAATTCAGGAGAAATTGCAAGAAATCGTCTGAAACTTTTGCTGGTTGCGGACAAGGCTGATTGTTCTCCTGAGATCATGCAGATGATAAAAGACGATATGGTCCGTGTTGTTTCAAGATACATGGATATAGATTCCGACAGAATAGAGATACAGATGAAGAAGCTTAAACAGCCGGATTGCGAACGCTTTATTCCGGTTCTTTATGCAAACATCCCTATTCGCGACGTACCTGATAAGGGGATATACTAA
- a CDS encoding FtsW/RodA/SpoVE family cell cycle protein: protein MFSDYNFKYYNYRLVLYMLSLSVIGVLVVASASNQDSSTVTKQIIGVMVGFALAIGLSIIDYHRIIKLYALIYAGCIILLGAVLVMGHTAGGATRWINIPGIGRIQPSEFVKIGLIVFFSWYWNKYQERLNTPIMIGLAALLAAIPIGLIFAEPNLSTSLVVSIIILCMVFSAGISYRWIGGVLAVAIPAGALFIFLLTKGLIPFIHDYQARRILAWIYPHAEQYAENLYQQKNSIMAISSGQLQGKGLFNTTIASVKDGNFLSAGETDFIFAIIGEEMGFRGSVIVIVLIGLVVFECLYLASKTKDMSGKLICTGMAALIGFQAFANIAVATQIFPNTGLPLPFISSGVSSLISIFMGMGLVLNVGLQRKIGN, encoded by the coding sequence ATGTTTTCTGATTACAATTTTAAATACTATAATTACCGGTTAGTTTTGTACATGCTGTCGCTGTCCGTTATCGGGGTTCTTGTGGTGGCCAGCGCCTCCAACCAGGATTCCAGTACAGTGACAAAACAGATTATCGGCGTAATGGTGGGATTTGCCCTGGCTATTGGGCTTTCCATCATAGACTATCATAGAATTATCAAGCTTTATGCTCTGATTTATGCGGGCTGCATTATTTTGCTGGGAGCTGTTCTTGTTATGGGACATACGGCTGGAGGAGCCACCAGATGGATTAATATTCCTGGTATCGGACGGATACAGCCGTCTGAATTCGTAAAAATCGGTTTAATCGTGTTCTTTTCCTGGTATTGGAACAAATACCAGGAAAGGCTGAACACGCCGATTATGATAGGGCTTGCCGCTTTGCTTGCGGCCATACCCATCGGTCTTATTTTTGCAGAGCCGAATTTATCCACCAGCCTTGTGGTTTCCATTATTATCCTGTGTATGGTATTTTCCGCAGGAATCAGTTACCGCTGGATCGGGGGCGTCCTTGCCGTTGCTATACCGGCAGGAGCGCTTTTCATATTTCTGCTGACCAAAGGACTGATCCCTTTTATACACGATTATCAGGCGCGGCGGATCCTTGCATGGATTTATCCCCATGCAGAGCAGTATGCGGAGAATCTGTATCAGCAAAAAAATTCAATTATGGCAATCAGTTCCGGACAGCTTCAAGGGAAAGGACTTTTTAATACAACCATTGCATCGGTGAAAGATGGAAACTTCTTATCAGCCGGGGAAACCGACTTTATTTTCGCCATTATCGGCGAAGAAATGGGATTTCGAGGCAGCGTTATCGTCATTGTTCTTATTGGTCTGGTTGTATTTGAATGCCTTTATTTGGCATCCAAAACCAAAGATATGTCAGGAAAACTGATTTGTACCGGCATGGCAGCTTTAATCGGCTTCCAGGCCTTTGCCAATATCGCCGTGGCAACGCAGATATTTCCCAATACAGGCCTTCCTCTCCCCTTTATCAGCTCGGGAGTCAGTTCGCTCATCAGCATCTTTATGGGTATGGGACTGGTGCTGAATGTTGGACTGCAGCGCAAAATCGGTAATTAA
- the mgsA gene encoding methylglyoxal synthase codes for MNIGLVAHDSKKKLMQNFCIAYRGILSKHMLYATGTTGRLIEEVTNLNVHKYLAGHLGGEQQLGSQIEHNEIDLVIFLRDPLTPKSHEPDIVNIMSTCDMHNIPLATNLATAELLIKSLERGDMEWREMYK; via the coding sequence ATGAATATAGGACTAGTTGCACACGATTCAAAGAAAAAACTTATGCAGAACTTCTGCATTGCCTACAGGGGAATTTTAAGTAAACACATGTTATATGCTACCGGAACCACCGGACGTCTGATCGAAGAGGTAACAAACTTAAATGTTCATAAATATCTGGCAGGACATCTGGGCGGGGAGCAGCAGTTGGGATCCCAGATTGAACACAATGAGATCGATCTGGTTATCTTTTTAAGGGATCCTCTTACACCCAAGTCCCATGAACCGGATATCGTAAACATCATGAGCACCTGTGATATGCACAACATTCCTCTTGCAACCAATCTGGCTACCGCAGAACTTTTGATCAAGTCTCTGGAGCGTGGTGACATGGAATGGCGAGAGATGTACAAATAA
- a CDS encoding D-alanyl-D-alanine carboxypeptidase family protein, with protein sequence MARDVQITEVDSVKKRVFVKSGCIALCTVFLTGCAGLKGLDNPYVYSERTTLYQSSAVSGRAEPFAHDLCIVSEDPSSQDNAVTAEAAAVFDLTDKKVLFAKNPFERLYPASITKTMTALIALKYGNLTDEVTVTKDAVITEAGATLCGIKPGDKLTMEQLLYGLMLPSGNDAGAAIATHMAGGIDQFSQMMNDEALKIGATGTHFLNPHGLSDDNHYTTAYDLYLIFNEALKYPDFRKIVGTTEYTTTYQDGAGKSVNATWKGTNWYMTGERQMPEGLTVLGGKTGTTKAAGSCLIMGSSDSSKREYITVVLKAPNHAGLYDNMTNILNKIVE encoded by the coding sequence ATGGCGAGAGATGTACAAATAACAGAGGTAGATTCCGTGAAAAAAAGAGTTTTTGTAAAATCAGGCTGCATTGCCTTATGTACCGTATTTCTGACAGGCTGCGCCGGTCTGAAGGGCCTGGATAATCCTTATGTGTATTCGGAAAGAACCACCCTTTACCAGTCCAGTGCAGTATCTGGCAGAGCAGAACCCTTTGCTCATGATCTCTGTATCGTTTCAGAGGATCCTTCCAGCCAGGACAATGCGGTCACTGCCGAAGCTGCCGCAGTCTTTGACTTAACGGATAAGAAAGTCCTGTTTGCAAAGAATCCTTTTGAGCGTTTGTATCCTGCAAGCATCACAAAAACCATGACAGCTCTTATAGCCTTAAAATACGGAAATTTAACAGATGAAGTCACGGTGACCAAGGATGCTGTCATTACGGAAGCCGGGGCTACTTTATGTGGGATAAAGCCAGGAGATAAGCTGACTATGGAACAGCTTTTATATGGTCTTATGCTCCCATCCGGAAATGATGCCGGGGCTGCCATTGCAACCCATATGGCCGGAGGGATAGACCAGTTTTCACAGATGATGAATGATGAAGCGTTGAAGATTGGAGCTACAGGCACTCATTTCCTTAATCCCCACGGATTAAGCGATGATAATCACTACACCACAGCTTATGACCTGTATTTAATCTTTAATGAAGCTTTAAAGTATCCCGATTTTCGCAAGATTGTTGGTACAACTGAGTACACCACCACCTATCAGGATGGCGCGGGAAAATCAGTAAATGCAACCTGGAAAGGCACCAACTGGTATATGACAGGAGAGCGCCAGATGCCGGAAGGACTTACCGTCCTGGGCGGAAAAACAGGTACGACAAAGGCGGCCGGAAGCTGCCTGATCATGGGAAGCTCGGATTCCTCTAAGCGGGAATATATTACCGTTGTTTTAAAGGCACCGAATCATGCAGGCCTTTACGATAATATGACAAATATATTGAATAAAATTGTAGAATAG
- a CDS encoding HlyD family efflux transporter periplasmic adaptor subunit, whose protein sequence is MAKQKAAQPLKRAVRPKKNKKIIRYRRPLNINVGMIIFALIFVYMVFSVFAYVRRDKIQFYEVQEGSIVNNKNYTGIILRQEEVKNADRSGYVNYYVREGKRASNGTRVYSIDETGNLTSFLAENSEDKITLTPENLAELKKQLTTFSLTYDNDQFRSVYDAKYALEAEVMEYMNFNALDNLGAQMDQAGINFEQVKADRAGIVSYGVDSYEGLQPSGVSDAVFNRSSYTKTFTKSGNLIEKGSPVYKVITSDLWSVVFPMTEEDSKSYGDKTNLTVEFSGRDLKATGSFSVFSGTDGKAFGKLDFDKYMVQFASDRYVDFEIVSDRVDGLKIPVTSVTKKDFYLVPMDYVTQGGDSQSTGFNKEVYSGSGTSVVFVPTEIYYSEGNNYYIEMGTEDGFKAGDYIVKPNSTERYQIGTSASLQGVYNINKGYAVFKQIDVQASNDEYYTVKKNMTYGLAVYDHIVLKAETVNEGELIYQ, encoded by the coding sequence TTGGCTAAACAAAAGGCAGCGCAGCCATTAAAAAGGGCTGTTCGTCCAAAAAAGAATAAAAAAATCATCCGGTACCGGCGGCCTCTGAATATTAATGTTGGCATGATCATCTTTGCGTTGATCTTTGTTTATATGGTGTTCAGTGTATTCGCCTATGTTCGTAGAGATAAGATACAGTTTTATGAAGTACAAGAAGGCAGCATCGTCAATAATAAAAATTACACAGGAATAATCCTCCGGCAGGAAGAAGTAAAAAATGCAGACCGTTCCGGCTATGTCAATTACTACGTAAGGGAAGGAAAACGGGCTTCAAACGGCACCAGGGTCTATTCCATTGATGAGACAGGAAATCTCACTTCATTTCTGGCGGAAAATTCAGAGGATAAGATTACACTGACACCGGAAAATCTTGCTGAGCTGAAAAAGCAGCTGACCACATTCAGCCTCACTTATGACAATGACCAGTTTCGATCTGTATATGATGCCAAATACGCTTTAGAAGCCGAAGTCATGGAATATATGAATTTTAATGCTTTGGACAACCTCGGAGCCCAGATGGATCAGGCAGGCATTAATTTTGAGCAGGTAAAAGCAGACCGGGCAGGTATCGTCTCCTATGGAGTGGATTCTTATGAGGGACTTCAGCCATCGGGAGTTTCAGATGCCGTATTTAACCGAAGCAGCTATACGAAAACCTTTACAAAATCAGGAAATCTAATAGAAAAGGGCTCACCCGTTTATAAGGTCATTACTTCCGATTTATGGTCAGTCGTGTTCCCAATGACAGAAGAAGATTCCAAATCATATGGAGACAAAACGAATCTTACCGTAGAATTTTCCGGACGGGATTTAAAAGCTACGGGTAGCTTTTCCGTGTTTTCCGGAACAGATGGAAAGGCTTTTGGAAAATTGGACTTTGATAAATATATGGTTCAATTTGCATCCGACCGGTACGTTGATTTTGAAATCGTTTCTGACCGGGTAGATGGATTAAAGATTCCTGTAACATCTGTTACTAAAAAAGATTTTTACCTGGTCCCCATGGACTATGTCACCCAGGGCGGAGACAGCCAGTCCACCGGTTTCAACAAAGAAGTGTATTCTGGGTCCGGGACCTCAGTAGTCTTTGTCCCTACTGAGATTTACTATTCCGAAGGGAATAATTACTATATTGAAATGGGTACGGAAGACGGCTTTAAAGCCGGAGATTATATTGTAAAACCCAATTCCACGGAGCGTTATCAAATTGGGACAAGCGCTTCCCTTCAGGGCGTATATAATATAAACAAAGGGTACGCTGTATTTAAACAGATTGATGTGCAGGCATCCAATGACGAATATTACACGGTGAAAAAGAACATGACTTATGGATTGGCGGTATACGATCATATCGTTCTCAAAGCAGAAACTGTCAATGAAGGGGAATTAATTTATCAATAA
- a CDS encoding YggS family pyridoxal phosphate-dependent enzyme, with amino-acid sequence MVRENLEEVNKRILAACKRAGRNPEEVTLIAVSKTKPNNMISEAYSAGVRDFGENKVQELCEKHLALSEDIRWHMIGHLQRNKVKQVIDKTVLIHSVDTIRLAEQIEEEAAKKDLIVDILLEVNVAEEESKYGFKLEETESAIRRIASLPHVKIKGLMTIAPFVEKSEENRPVFKKLRQFYVDMQSKNVDNVSMNMLSMGMTGDYEIAIEEGATLVRVGTGIFGTRYYMNT; translated from the coding sequence TTGGTTAGGGAAAATCTGGAAGAAGTAAATAAACGTATTTTAGCAGCCTGTAAGAGGGCCGGAAGAAATCCGGAAGAAGTAACACTGATAGCGGTAAGCAAAACAAAACCCAATAACATGATTTCAGAAGCATATTCTGCCGGTGTACGGGATTTTGGAGAAAATAAGGTGCAGGAACTTTGTGAAAAGCACCTTGCCCTTTCGGAGGATATCCGCTGGCATATGATTGGTCATTTGCAGAGAAATAAAGTCAAGCAGGTCATTGACAAAACTGTGTTGATTCACAGTGTAGACACTATCCGCCTGGCGGAGCAGATCGAAGAGGAAGCCGCCAAAAAAGACTTAATTGTGGACATCCTTTTGGAAGTGAATGTGGCAGAAGAAGAAAGCAAATATGGGTTTAAATTGGAGGAGACGGAGAGCGCGATTCGTAGAATCGCCAGCCTTCCCCATGTAAAGATAAAAGGTCTTATGACTATTGCACCTTTTGTAGAAAAATCTGAGGAAAATCGTCCTGTTTTTAAAAAATTAAGACAATTTTATGTTGACATGCAAAGCAAAAACGTTGATAATGTTAGTATGAATATGCTCTCAATGGGTATGACCGGAGACTATGAGATTGCCATAGAAGAAGGTGCTACTCTGGTAAGAGTCGGTACCGGAATTTTCGGTACAAGATATTATATGAACACTTAA
- a CDS encoding cell division protein SepF → MSILGKLMDSMRLNDTDDDDYYLDDDYEDESDKPAKRTLFSKKNEEDYYEEDDDFDQKPRFLSRSPKVVPMKQSRTMEVSMVKPTSIEDAKEICDHMLSGKAVVLNMEGIHTEVAQRIIDFTSGATYSMNGNLQKISNYIFIATPESVELSGDFQDLLNNGSLDMGGMNLRL, encoded by the coding sequence ATGAGCATTTTAGGCAAACTGATGGATAGCATGCGCTTAAACGATACAGATGATGACGATTACTATTTAGATGACGACTACGAGGATGAAAGCGATAAACCTGCTAAGAGAACCCTTTTCTCAAAAAAGAATGAAGAGGATTACTACGAGGAGGACGACGACTTTGATCAAAAGCCTCGTTTCCTATCCCGGTCCCCTAAAGTAGTGCCCATGAAGCAGTCCCGCACTATGGAGGTATCCATGGTAAAACCAACCTCCATTGAAGATGCAAAGGAAATTTGCGATCATATGCTGTCCGGAAAGGCTGTTGTCCTCAATATGGAAGGCATCCATACAGAAGTCGCCCAGAGAATCATCGACTTTACCTCAGGCGCCACTTACTCCATGAATGGTAATTTACAGAAAATATCAAATTACATATTCATAGCGACCCCGGAATCCGTAGAGCTCTCCGGTGATTTTCAAGATCTGTTAAATAATGGAAGTCTGGATATGGGCGGAATGAATTTACGCCTTTAA